The following DNA comes from Peribacillus sp. FSL E2-0218.
CATGGGCAGTTCCGCAATGCTTTGGGCGACCCCAACATTGAATGGATTGGTGATTCCGGAAATAAATCCCGTTGCCAAGGTTCCTAGGATGACGATCGCAAACCCCGTGAGGGCGTCGAAGCCCAAGGCAATCGTCATCGGAACGATGATCGCGATATAGACGAGCGCATCTTCAGCTGAACCTATCAATGTCCCTAATGATGCGAAAATCAATACCATCAACGGAATAAGCAATTTTTCTTTTGTCCCGAATCGGACCGCCACGAATTTGATGAATGAATCAAGTGCCCCTGTTGCCTGCATGATTCCAAGTGCCCCTCCAAATAAAAAGACAAACAAGATGATCGATGACCCTTCGATCATTCCAGCGTGAATGCTGCTGAACATTTGCAATAGCCCTACTGGTGTTGAATCGATAAATTCAAAGGACGTTGGATCGACGACACTTCGACCATCTTGTTCAATCCTCTCATATTGGCCAGCAGGCAATATGTAGGTTAATATCGTCACAATTACGATGACGATGAACATTAACACAAAAGGGTTGATTCCTTTTTCCGGTAACTCGGATAGTTGGTTCGGCACATTATTTTTAGGATTAAGCGGCTCGGATGTGATTTGCTCGTTTGGTAGGTTATCCATATTTGACCCTCCCATATATTTTCTCCTTTATGAGCTGCAACTTGGACCTTTTATCAAAGTAACCCTTGCTTTTTCTGCTGGGGATCAATGCGCATCCTTGACTTTGATCATGCTCTTTATTAACTTTTCCAGCATGAGAGGCGTATGAATGAAGGCACTATCGATATGAAGCCGCTCAGTTCGCTGGTGTGCATCCTTTCCGAACGGACCTACATTGAGCACCGGCGCCTGAAGTTTTAGCATATCGGCAAAAGGAATGCTGTAACTATCCCCCCAAACTGGCGTGTTCTTCTCAAAAGCGGTCCAGCCATCCGATTCATCTTTATATTGGACATAGCTCAGGTCACAAAGACCATTGAAATAATGAACCTGGCTGATTTCTTCATTAAACAATTGCGCCGTTTCCTTTAATAGTTTAACGGATTCGATGACAAGCGGATCACTTGATGTATTGACGGCAGGATAATACGGCGGCGCAAACAGCAATACAATGGCAGGTGCAAGCTCCTGGCATTGTATCATCAGTTTTTCTACGATCCGCAGTGATTTTTCCCGCTCATCCCAATCCCCATTTGCCTGGACCTCTCCTTTAATTTGCTCAACAAGATTCGCCCCGAATTTCCCCACGGCATAGGATAGCAGTTTTTCGTAGCGAAGCACCTGAACTTCACCTACCCCTTCAATCCGTTCACGAATGCATAAGGCCTTATAGGACTCATTGCACCTGATCGCCGCTTCCTCTGCAACCTTCTCGAAAATATCCATGATTTCCCCAGCGCTTCTCTTCATGATGAAAACATTATAAAGCGCTGCTGCGCGGTAAGGCGTTTGTGTTGAATACTGCAATTTGAGATCTTTTTGCTGAAGCGATACTGGCAAAGGTGTTTTTTCCGAGAAATCACTTTCCAAAAAAGAAGTGTTCCACTCCATGAGCTGTGTAAGGAACGAGGCCATATAGTTAGCTGTCATCCCCTTCAATGGCTCTCCCACATGTGTTTCCTTTCCATAAAAAAGCGCTGCCGGCATGATTTTCCCCATCGTTCCCGAGTAAATATAATGGCTCTCGTCTCCAGGTTTCTGTGAAAAAGATGGTTCACTATTGAGAAACATCTTATATGAAAGACGATACTTATCACGCAGTGCAACAAGCTCCTTGACTGCCGCCCTCATGCCAGCAGAATTGACTTCTTCGTCTGGAACGGTCAGCAGCAAAAGATTGACCGGCCACTTTTCGATGCTTGCTTTTTCGATGAGGGCCATGTGTAGGGCTAGCCCCATTTTCATATCCATCGTTCCACGCCCAAACAGGTAGTTACCCGATTCGAGGTCGATGCGCGCCTCTTCCGGCAGATCATCTTTTCGATCAAGGAGTTTTTTCGTGAGCTGTTCCGGCTGAAAGGCCAGCATCTCGAGATCACCATATTCCTCCGTCTGTACCGTATCGAAATGACTTATCAAAACGATTGTCTCGTCCGCTTCAGGATGCTTATAAAAAGCATGGACGAAATGCCTTCCCATATCCACTTCATGAAGTGATAAATTGGCAGGATTCTTCTTAAAAAAATCAAGATCGCCTAATTTCTCCTGGACTTTATAAGGAAACGTGATTTCACCTTCTGTAAGCGTCCTGCTTTCCCAGCTCACAAGCTCACATAGTAATGCACGCAGTTTTTCCGGAGTTCCCCATCTTAATTGGACCATTGAAATCCCTCTTTCCGTTTGTCATCAAATGCAAGGAAGCATGGAGGCATGCTTCCTTCATTCACCTTTATTAGAAGCGAAGCGATAAACAGCTCAATCCGCCATCCTGCTTCCGGAACTCTGACATTTCCAGCTCGATCGTTTTATATCCAGCTTCATTCAATTTACTTTTCGTCTGATCATATCCGCTAGGGATAATGACATAATCATTGACGAGAATGCAGTTCGCCGAGTATTCATCTTCAGCTGAAACGATGATTTTCTTATATTGGGCAAAGTCTGGATGTTCGATGAACTCCCCAGCCGCAACGATCAAATCATCTCCTAGGTAGGCAATTCCCGTTTTTAAATGGAAGAACTCTTTTAACGGAACAATCGTCCCTTTATAGCCTTCGGATTCTACGATTCTCTTTAACTGCTGTGCACCTTCCTCATTTGTACGCTCGGAAATGCCAATATAAAAATGGTCATCGACTTGAAGCACATCTCCCCCATCTAAAGTTCCCGGAGCATGTATATGGTGAATGGTTTCATGAAACTCCTTCAAGACGGGTTCCATTTCCACTATTTCCTTGTTTCTGGTAGCATCCCCCGGATTCGTTATGACCGCAAATTCAGGGGTAATGACAGCCGTATCTTCTACGAATGTCGAATCTGGAAACTCCTCATTTGCCGGGAGGTGCGTCACCTCGACCCCGCATTTTTCCAATGCTTCCACATAAGCGGCATGCTGTTCCAATGCTATATCATAGTCGGGCGTACCCAGGTCCGATGTTGTTAATCCATTTACATAACTTCTACCTGGTGTTTTTACGATGACATGTTTATACAAAGCTCATTCCCCCATTATTCACTATTTTTTTCGAACTACCGGGCAAGTTAAACAGGTAGGCCCGCCCGTGCCCTTATAACTGATTTCAGTTCCTTTATATTCATATACCGTGGCTTTCGCATCGAGAAGCTTTTGCTTCGTATATTCATTCCCGGCAGTCATTACACAAACCCGCGGAGCTAATGCAAGCACATTGCAGCCAAGATTCATGTACTCTTCTTCCGGTACCTCTATTAGCTGAACTCCCCGTTCAATGAGGAGTTTTCTGAAGTAGACTGGCATGAGCCGTGAATGAACGACAGCCAAATCATGGTCAATCATGCTAATGAAAGACATGAGGTGAAGACACTCTGCCTCCCCTTGATCATGGGGAAGCTGGACTACGATGAATTCATCCACTAAATGGGCCGTCATTTCTTTTAATTGCCTAATTGCCTCGGCGTTTGTCCGGTAACCATGTCCTACAACTAGAGTCCTATCATCAAGCCAAACCAAATCACCGCCATCCGCGACCGCATCACCCGTTAGTTCGCCTATGATCGGGATGTTATTTTCCATGCAAAAATGCTTGTATACAGCGGCCTCTGGCTGCCTGAGTTTTTTCCCCGACTTTAAAAGGATCGCTCCTTCGCTTGTGAACTTGACAGGGTCATGCGCGTACAGGGAGTCAATGCCCACTTCCTTCGATGCTGGCAAGTAACTGATGTCGGGAACATACTCCTCCAAAATGGAAATGAAATCAGCAAACTCTCTTGCGGCTTCTTTTAAATCCGGCTCTTCGGAAAAATTGAATCTTTGCCATTCATCACTTAAATGCGCCTGACTAATGAACGCATCATTCGGATGTTTTACAATGACACGTTGCAAAGATTTGTACATTGATGAACAATATGACACTTCCTCTCCTCCTTTTCCACTATGCGGAAAACATTTCCGTTAATAGGAATTTTTATTAAATTATAAAATTTTTTATGGTATAATGTCAATATGTTTTAAATATTCAAATAATAAAATCTTCATGACTTCTGTATGGAAAGATAGGTGGAATGTTTATGCAATCGATTGACCGTGCGATGAATGTCATTAACGTATTAGTTTCCAATTCATCGGTAAATGGGCTTGCCATTACGGATCTCTCCCAAGAATGTGAGCTTCCGGTAAGTTCCATGCACCGCTTGTTAAAAGCCATGTCCAAGCACGGCCTCATTCAACAAGATGAGCAATCCAAACACTATGGTTTGGGGAATATTTGGCTCGAATATGGCCTGAGGATGTATGACAAAATGGATTATATCAGTCAAATCAGGCCAGAGCTGGAAAGGCTGATGAATAGGGTGAAAGAAAGTGTCTACCTTAGCCAGCCAATGGAAATGGAGTCCCTCCTCATCGAACGTATCGATAGTGAAAAAAGCCAAATTCGCGTATATGATCAGCTCGGCTCACGGATCCCGATGCATATCGGTGCCGCCAATAAGGCAATGCTAGCCTACATGCCATATATTCAAGCGAACGAAATCATAGATGCTCTTGTTCCTGAAAATGAAAGAGCCGCATTATTGGATATCTTGAAAGAAACGAAAGTGAGAGGATATGGCATCAGCCACAATGAAAGAACGGAAGGAACCTCTTCTGTGGCCGTTCCGATCTTAAACCATTTCGGGGAAGTGCATGGGGCAGTGAGTATCGGATTTGTCAGCTTTAATCTGACAGAGGACAGACTGGATTTCCTCATTCAACATGTGATGGAAACAGGCAGTCGGATTTCTTCCAAATTAGGATATAGGGGACCATGACCATTCCACCCCATCGATCGCTGTCCCTAACCAGAGAGCTGGGAAGGATTTCGGAAAAACAAAAAAAGAAGATGAGTCATTTCATCTTCTTTCGCTTATCATTAATCGCTGCCGGTCACGAATAAGTCTTCTTTAAAATAAGCAAGGACCTCCCCTGTCACCACTTCTTCCCCCTCCATTACCTCCAATGATTGTATTTCCCCGCTGATGCCAATTTCAATGATCTCCACACTCCCATCCGCTTTCTTGATTTGAAATAGTTGTTCCCATTCGTAAAATCTGGAATTTTCGGATAGTGAAATTTTTTCAAGCGTACCTTCACACGGGCTAAGAATCACATCAATGTACATGGCACTATTCCTCCTTTTAGTATTGTTCCAAATTAAATGGGGATTGCAGGACTAACTTAAGAAAATCCTGGAATTCAGGAATATCTTCTTGTTCGATGCCAAGCGTCTGGACCCAATTTTGATCCAAAGGAATATCGCCGGCACACATCAGGATCATTCTTCCGTTTTGCAAGGAGGTTACCATCGCTTTACCGAAGAACTGCGCCGAATATACAATGGTCACATCATAACGATAATTTTTGGACAATAGGCAATAATGATGGATCGCTTGATTTTCTTTATTTTCGGAAAGAATGTCAAAGTTCAATGGATAGCCCCCTATCTTATTTCATCATTTTAGTACCTGACCCAGCCACGAAGCCGGGAAGCTTCCGCGATCTTGCGTATCCCTTCAATATAAGCAGCAACTTTCATATTCACCGAAAATTTTTGTGAGGTATGATGGACATTCAAAAAGCTCTCTGCCATCTTTTCCTTCAATCGTTCATCCACAAGTTCTTCCGTCCAGTAATATCCTTGATTGTTTTGGCACCATTCAAAATATGAAACGATCACTCCCCCTGAATTGGCCAGAATATCGGGTACCAAAACAATCTCTTTTTCATCAAGAATTTTGATTGCTTCTTTTGTTGTCGGCCCGTTCGCTGCTTCGATCAAGATTTTACATTGCACTCGTTCGGCATTTCCTTTATGGACCACCCCGCTAATTGCCGCAGGAATCAGCACATCGCATTCCTTCTCCAATATGTCGGAATTCGATAATGAATCGTTGAATAAATTGGAGACGACACCAAAAGAGTCCCTGTTATCCAAAAGGTACGGAATATCCAACCCGTTTGGGTCATATATTCCCCCAAGCTCATCCGCTATCCCAACCACCTTTGCCCCCAATTCATGCAAATACATCGCCAAATGGCTGCCAACATTCCCGAATCCCTGGATGATCACGCGCAAGCCTTCAATGGGAATTCCCTCTAATTCACAGACCATTTGAAGCGTATATAACACGCCCTTGGAGGTAGCTGTTTCCCGTCCCTTTGATCCGCCTAATGTCAGCGGCTTACCGGTAATGAAGCCGGGAGAATCGAATTCCCTGATATGATCGTACTCATCGAGCATCCACGCCATGATTTGGGAATTCGTATACATATCCGGTGCAGGAATATCCTTCGTCGGTCCCACTATCTGGCTGACTGCCCTGACGTACCCTCTGCTTAATCGTTCTAGCTCAGACGAACTCATCATTCTGGTATCACAGACAATACCGCCCTTAGCCCCTCCATATGGAAGATCCGTAATTCCACATTTCAAGCTCATCCATCCCGCCAATGCCTTAACTTCGTCAGGTGTGACTTCCGGATGAAACCGAATCCCGCCTTTCGTCGGTCCGGTCGCATCATTATGCTGGGCACGGTATCCTTGGAACATCCGCGTTTCACCATTATCCATTTGTATGGAAATGCTGACTTCCAAAAAGCGCATCGGCGTTTTCAAAAATTGATATACAGAATCTGGATACCCTAAAACATGAACCGCTTCTTTTAAAATATCCTGGAACTCTTGCAGCGGATTGTCACTTTGCCGGGTTTCCATCAGCTTTGTTTTGCCTGTCATTTTAGCACCTCACTTTTATTCTTATAAAACTAGTAAGCAACTTTCATGCCAGCTTTAAAAACTTGTGTAAACGGCCATAGATCGTGAAGTTGCCTTCTCGCCGGTGAACGTAACTTTTTCTGGGGTATGTATGAATTCATAAACCATTCAGGTCTGCATATTATGAAACTGCAAGGAACAGGACATCCATAGGCTACATTACAAACTCCATATCTGGATGATTACTTTAGTAGAAATATTGGACTAGTTGGCAGCTGATGTATGCAAAAAACAAAAAAAAGGGCACGCATGCATGCCCTTTTCACTTGACCTAAGAGAACTTTCTTTGCATTTGTGCGAAGAAGACCTACACCGCCATATAGATCGGTTTTGGAAGCTTCTATTTCTCAGCCAGCAGCTTCAATTCATCCACGAACCATTTCGTGATAATTTCCGGACGAGTAATGGCCGTTCCAACCACGACAGCGAAGGCACCGCTTTCAATGGCTTTTCGAGCATGATCCTTCGTGTGAATATGACCTTCAGCAATGATGGGGATATTACATGCAGAAGAGAGTTTATGAATAAGAACATAATCGACTTCCTTCACGTTTTTCGTTTCCTCCGTATATCCACACAATGTCGTTGATACGATATCCGCTCCCAGTTCTTCTGCGATCTGCCCATCTTCAAAAGTCGCACAATCTGCCATCACTAAAATATTGGGATGGTCACTATTGATTTTTTTTATGATGCTTTCAAGCGTTTCACCCCCAGGTCGCCTTCGTTGGGTGCCATCAAGGGCTACAATGCTGGCACCAGCCTCAATGATGCTTTTAGCACTTTCATAGGTCGGAGTGATATAAACCTCGCTTTCATCAAACCATTGTTTGTGAATCCCCATGATAGGCAAGGTCGTTACCTTCC
Coding sequences within:
- a CDS encoding Glu/Leu/Phe/Val dehydrogenase translates to MTGKTKLMETRQSDNPLQEFQDILKEAVHVLGYPDSVYQFLKTPMRFLEVSISIQMDNGETRMFQGYRAQHNDATGPTKGGIRFHPEVTPDEVKALAGWMSLKCGITDLPYGGAKGGIVCDTRMMSSSELERLSRGYVRAVSQIVGPTKDIPAPDMYTNSQIMAWMLDEYDHIREFDSPGFITGKPLTLGGSKGRETATSKGVLYTLQMVCELEGIPIEGLRVIIQGFGNVGSHLAMYLHELGAKVVGIADELGGIYDPNGLDIPYLLDNRDSFGVVSNLFNDSLSNSDILEKECDVLIPAAISGVVHKGNAERVQCKILIEAANGPTTKEAIKILDEKEIVLVPDILANSGGVIVSYFEWCQNNQGYYWTEELVDERLKEKMAESFLNVHHTSQKFSVNMKVAAYIEGIRKIAEASRLRGWVRY
- a CDS encoding arginine deiminase family protein; this encodes MYKSLQRVIVKHPNDAFISQAHLSDEWQRFNFSEEPDLKEAAREFADFISILEEYVPDISYLPASKEVGIDSLYAHDPVKFTSEGAILLKSGKKLRQPEAAVYKHFCMENNIPIIGELTGDAVADGGDLVWLDDRTLVVGHGYRTNAEAIRQLKEMTAHLVDEFIVVQLPHDQGEAECLHLMSFISMIDHDLAVVHSRLMPVYFRKLLIERGVQLIEVPEEEYMNLGCNVLALAPRVCVMTAGNEYTKQKLLDAKATVYEYKGTEISYKGTGGPTCLTCPVVRKK
- a CDS encoding SAV0927 family protein, which gives rise to MNFDILSENKENQAIHHYCLLSKNYRYDVTIVYSAQFFGKAMVTSLQNGRMILMCAGDIPLDQNWVQTLGIEQEDIPEFQDFLKLVLQSPFNLEQY
- a CDS encoding arginine deiminase family protein, producing MYKHVIVKTPGRSYVNGLTTSDLGTPDYDIALEQHAAYVEALEKCGVEVTHLPANEEFPDSTFVEDTAVITPEFAVITNPGDATRNKEIVEMEPVLKEFHETIHHIHAPGTLDGGDVLQVDDHFYIGISERTNEEGAQQLKRIVESEGYKGTIVPLKEFFHLKTGIAYLGDDLIVAAGEFIEHPDFAQYKKIIVSAEDEYSANCILVNDYVIIPSGYDQTKSKLNEAGYKTIELEMSEFRKQDGGLSCLSLRF
- a CDS encoding M20/M25/M40 family metallo-hydrolase; the protein is MVQLRWGTPEKLRALLCELVSWESRTLTEGEITFPYKVQEKLGDLDFFKKNPANLSLHEVDMGRHFVHAFYKHPEADETIVLISHFDTVQTEEYGDLEMLAFQPEQLTKKLLDRKDDLPEEARIDLESGNYLFGRGTMDMKMGLALHMALIEKASIEKWPVNLLLLTVPDEEVNSAGMRAAVKELVALRDKYRLSYKMFLNSEPSFSQKPGDESHYIYSGTMGKIMPAALFYGKETHVGEPLKGMTANYMASFLTQLMEWNTSFLESDFSEKTPLPVSLQQKDLKLQYSTQTPYRAAALYNVFIMKRSAGEIMDIFEKVAEEAAIRCNESYKALCIRERIEGVGEVQVLRYEKLLSYAVGKFGANLVEQIKGEVQANGDWDEREKSLRIVEKLMIQCQELAPAIVLLFAPPYYPAVNTSSDPLVIESVKLLKETAQLFNEEISQVHYFNGLCDLSYVQYKDESDGWTAFEKNTPVWGDSYSIPFADMLKLQAPVLNVGPFGKDAHQRTERLHIDSAFIHTPLMLEKLIKSMIKVKDAH
- a CDS encoding N-acetylmannosamine-6-phosphate 2-epimerase produces the protein MGKKNVLNKIKNGLIVSCQARVGWPMYGANIMGALSKAAEKGGAVGIRATAPENIEAIRKVTTLPIMGIHKQWFDESEVYITPTYESAKSIIEAGASIVALDGTQRRRPGGETLESIIKKINSDHPNILVMADCATFEDGQIAEELGADIVSTTLCGYTEETKNVKEVDYVLIHKLSSACNIPIIAEGHIHTKDHARKAIESGAFAVVVGTAITRPEIITKWFVDELKLLAEK
- a CDS encoding IclR family transcriptional regulator — encoded protein: MQSIDRAMNVINVLVSNSSVNGLAITDLSQECELPVSSMHRLLKAMSKHGLIQQDEQSKHYGLGNIWLEYGLRMYDKMDYISQIRPELERLMNRVKESVYLSQPMEMESLLIERIDSEKSQIRVYDQLGSRIPMHIGAANKAMLAYMPYIQANEIIDALVPENERAALLDILKETKVRGYGISHNERTEGTSSVAVPILNHFGEVHGAVSIGFVSFNLTEDRLDFLIQHVMETGSRISSKLGYRGP